From one Amphiura filiformis chromosome 13, Afil_fr2py, whole genome shotgun sequence genomic stretch:
- the LOC140167248 gene encoding uncharacterized protein, translated as MLRLRVFVMCAAMMVVWDHCLAEDVDMDAILRENAKIAGIGEKEIQNLKGIRSKRSTASGADLLYCRWDYNFWDFYYRSYYLQGYGCYCGSSFLGSASVSSGYAFVDPIDKCCLEHDICWNNAADNTNLEYDYWLFTVPCTGYYHSYEFSWSSSQQTCVCDSGQGGCASALCECDAAFADCIADEWEDNFDWTTPDCPGSK; from the exons ATGCTTCGATTAAGGGTCTTTGTCATGTGTGCTGCAATGATGGTGGTTTGGGATCACTGCTTGGCAGAAGACGTAGACATGGATGCAATACTGAGGG AAAACGCGAAAATCGCAGGAATCGGCGAGAAAGAAATTCag AATTTGAAAGGCATCCGTTCCAAGCGTTCAACTGCCTCGGGAGCGGACCTTTTATATTGCAGGTGGGACTATAACTTTTGGGATTTCTACTACCGGAGCTATTACTTGCAGGGCTATGGATGTTACTGTGGATCAAGTTTTCTTGGAAGTGCGTCCGTTTCATCTGGTTATGCGTTTGTGGATCCAATTGACAA ATGCTGCTTAGAGCATGACATATGCTGGAACAACGCTGCAGACAACACTAACTTGGAATACGACTACTGGCTTTTCACTGTGCCATGCACGGGCTATTACCACAGTTATGAATTCAGTTGGAGCTCTTCACAACAAACATGTGTCTGTGATT CTGGCCAAGGTGGCTGTGCAAGTGCCCTGTGTGAGTGTGATGCAGCGTTTGCAGACTGCATTGCTGACGAATGGGAAGACAACTTTGATTGGACTACTCCGGATTGTCCCGGCAGCAAGTAG
- the LOC140167571 gene encoding uncharacterized protein, translated as MYADDTTLLVSSPDPTILQTDLKSNLDMIARWFKSNKLTLNIKKTKIMLFGSSQKLSKFKDISLTYGNESIEIVNKYKYLGVVFDPNLSWSEHVNYMSSNVSKRIGVIGRVKNYLPPSTVNMLAKALVFPHFDYCSSVWNNFNAYHHHELQVLQNKLARMLLHADIRTPIDQMMEDLNWVKLNCRWDNQSLIV; from the coding sequence atgtatgcagatgatacaactcTATTAGTTAGTTCACCAGATCCAACAATATTACAGACTGATCTCAAGAGTAACCTTGATATGATAGCTAGATGGTTCAAGTCTAATAAACTCACTTTAAACATTAAGAAGACTAAGATCATGCTCTTTGGCTCTAGTCAGAAATTAAGTAAATTTAAGGACATATCTCTTACCTATGGAAACGAGAGCAtagaaattgtaaataaatataaatatttaggtGTTGTATTTGATCCAAACTTATCTTGGAGTGAACATGTAAATTATATGTCATCTAATGTATCTAAACGTATTGGTGTAATTGGTAGAGTCAAGAATTATCTTCCACCTAGTACTGTGAACATGCTCGCTAAAGCTCTAgtcttccctcattttgactattGTAGCTCTGTATGGAATAATTTCAATGCTTATCATCATCATGAGCTCCAGGTCTTGCAGAACAAGCTTGCTCGTATGCTCCTCCATGCTGACATCAGAACTCCAATTGACCAAATGATGGAAGACCTGAATTGGGTAAAACTTAATTGTAGATGGGATAATCAATCACTGATTGTTTAA